A stretch of DNA from Microcaecilia unicolor chromosome 10, aMicUni1.1, whole genome shotgun sequence:
AGCGAACCGAACACTGCCCTTCCCCCGCCCCGTTACAACCATCTCAGGAGCGACCGCAACTGCCCCCGAGTCTCAACAAGTTTAGAGCCCTAACTCCAGCGCGCCACCTTCACCTGCGGCCACGTTGGGTCAACTCCTCTGCGGACAAGGCTTTAACTTAAAAAACGAACCCGAGGAAGACACACCGGGACGGTTTCCGACCTTATCCCTGTACCACAATGTAGTGACGAATTTAGCCCACTGGCGACTTCCAGCCAAAAGGAAATCGCGGAGTCCCTCCAGAAGAAGCGCTCACCCGCAGCCCCTTGCCGCCTTCCTCCCAGCTCACCGCGAACAGCACATGAAGCCCACGCCAGTGCCGTTCCTGCGGCCTATAACCGTCACTCGCAGAAGGAAATCCACCCTCCAAACGACAGCAGCTCTTGACCTTCAACGCTTTCCGTAGACCCAGCTTACTCGCGAAGTCACGCGGGCAGCGGAAGCGGAAACGGTTGTCAAGACAAACAGTACGAGTAATTTTTCCTGCTCAGGGTTAGTTAGGCGCCGCTCGCGCGGGTTTCCTTACTTTTTGTTGTGTCTCTCTGTTTACGTGGGGGATCAAGCATGTTGTTTAGCTCAGTGGAAAAGTTCGGATGATGTTAAGCACAGGGGAAGAGGACGGGGGAACTAAGGTTTTACTGTCTTGTTTCTTGCCGGATACATTACCCACTTGCACTCTCCCTAGTGCAATCTAGGAGGTTAGATTCCCTTGACTGCAGTTCATTATGGCGTCGGGGCTGCTGGGAGGCCGGGTTTTGAGTGCTTTCAGGTTGTTGCCTGTACCGCTGTACCGTAGTGTGTTGTATACGCAGAGCCGGGACAAGAAGCGCTGGCTGCGCTCTCACCTTAGATTACTGGAACGTGTGCGGCAGTTGGAGGGGCCTCCGCCGCCCACACCACGGTAATCAGGCCCAAAGTGGGAGTATTGTTGATGTCTCTAGTTGATACGGTTAGGGTTAActatattgtaatccactttaAAGCTTTGGCTGTAGGTGAACTATCATATTTCATAAATATTGAAAATGCCATTAAAACAGTTACAGTTTATGCTTATGTGTTTCAGTGAATCTAGTGCAGGATGTAGCAAGGTGTGATGTGGGCACACGTGGCAACTTACGAATATATTTTTTGACCTATCTGTTATTCCATTAATGCTCTCTCTATACATGTTACTTTTATACACTATATTTCCCATGTTTCTTATAAATACTAATTGTATACCATGACggtgcaatgtaagccacatagagcctgcaaatatgggggatacaaatgcaataaataaatataacataccCGATTAAGATCAAATGTAAATGTGTGTAGATAGTTTACACATGCCTTCATGTATTTAAAATCATGGGTACGTTGTAACTCCACACATAACAACCAATAAGATGATTGTATGCTTCTTGAACAAGTTTTTAGAGTAACGTAGAATTTTCGAAGCACAtagacatacaaagttacataggttacaatggggctcatttttgaaacaaaaaatgtccaaacagcaacgcaaagtggcatttggacgttttatttgcTAAAACGTCCACATCGCTATTTTCTAACCCCATTTTTAAGATGCTGTTCCATGCAGTTTGTATGCAGTGTGTCCAGATCTCAAAgggatgtgttgggggtgggatctgggtgttcccaaaacttggatgtttttctgccatagtggaacaaagcaaaaatgcctgaggctaaaagttagacattcacaactaaggaccctgtttactaagcaacattataggcgcgttaaccatgtacgtgcctacgtGGTTAAGCGCGCATGCtaagtgtaggtgtgctaaaaacactaatgcaccttagtaaacagggccctaagtcacaaaaaggtcccctaaatggccactggagggattaaggcaagataccctttactctcccagtggtcattgacccccccataccccccaccccaagatgtgaaaaaaacagtacataccagcctctgtgatAGTTTCAGATGTtaaggccagtcctattagaacagcaggCACCATGGagtaaattacaaaaaatcaggaagatcaaatccaaccaaccaagttaaaccttaaactcactatagtaaacttgggttcagaataatttatctttttttatatatatatgtatgcactttaaaaaaatgctaaagtgttttaaattgttttaaatgtgctcagaccataccgtttacacccattatatccccaagaggaatatgtggtggtgtcacaatggaaccatcattgcacatatgatgttccacctcctaatatttgtgtatgtacatagagctgcgcccaagtagatcttactcaccgatgtatgcgtatatctataatacatatgtataagtcatggactattcacattaaatattgttagacttgagctcaaacctccgcccataaattatggtacattccatattaccttctgatacatggataataaaacatacagttcatcgtttgtttaaacctaaaggaggaatatgttaattcatgacaccctgatttctcttcccccacatatcttacacaaaccaacccacaatgcgatgtacacacatattcacataattatttcacttcccttggggtatattgtgctcgtgcttgtgcttcattaaaatcacatatcattcatccattccaatcttgccatcaaaataactgctccctttaactctggccgagtttcaaaagtcttcatcagaaagggaaactaaaaataaaaacacactcTTTTACAGACAAACCACACTTACAGGGTAAAGTATACACTCACAATGCTTCAGACAAACtcaatatattaaaacaaaataactcacaatactaatcttttaaaccaatttgcaggcatcataaatcccccgggtgggatcgcctctggaatccttcctcactcctcaGAGAGCGTCTGACGTCACACTCCCATGCTCCTTAAGTacctttaggtttaaacaaacgttgaactgtatgttttattatccatgtatcagaaggtaatatggaatgtaccataatttatgggcggaggtttgagctcaagtctaacaatatttaatgtgaatagtccatgacttatacatatgtattatagatatacgcatacatcagtgagtaagatctacttgggcgcagctgtatgtacatacacaaatattaggaggtggaacatcatatgtgcaatgatggttccattgtgacaccaccacatattcctcttggggatataatgggtgtaaacggtatggtctgagcacatttaaaacaatttaaaacactttagcatttttttaaagtgcatacatatacatataaaaagaggtccatggagtagcctagaggttggtgcagtgcagtgtagagaaggagacccaatATCCCACTCTATCTAGGACACTTGCGGTGGAACttataagccctccaaaactcaccaaaaacctactgtacctacatataggtgacaaaggggaaaacagtgagatgtgtacctgggatcttttatgttaagtccactgcagtgccccacaaCTCTGCTGGGAtttctgtatggccagtctactattaATAATGCAGTGTCAGTCCTGGTTTCCTCAAAGCTAAGAATTTATCAGCCCCCAAGGGCATGAGGTCAGCAAATAAAAAACTACAGGATGTAGTTTCTGTTAATTCCATCAGAATGTAAGAATATAGGTCTGCTGTTCTTTTTCATAGTGGGGCCCAAAAATGTGGAATACATTACCTTTTTATATTCTAGAGcttcaaacagaaaaagaatttcagaaagcattaaaaacctttctttttgAACAGTCTTATGATATGAGTTTAGCTGACAATTCTTAAATAATATGGGTTGTACTGTGGACATGTAAGAACGAGGCTGATTTGAGATTTTATATGTAATTGTATATCGTGGTATGTTTTTAATTATGTGTTACCTGTATTCTGCTTAGGGTTtgagataatgtggaatataaacatTTGTAAATAATGTTGGCTCCTCCGTCgtcccagtggcttgtttttgtgcattttgcacttggataaactttttttttgaaaatggtccaaaaagatagaaatggccattttcaggaaaaaaaaaagtttttcaggttcaaaaatggccacacttgctactggatttttggagttttccgcaaaatgttcaaagtcaaatttagatgtcatattgaaaatgcccctctgtgtaactttgtaagtctatgtgctttgaaaataaacacCATAGTAGGGACTGCAGatgaagacctgcatggtccatcccaTCTGCCGAACAGTCACATTATCAAATTGGTattgaaccaacaatccaatAGTATTACAACATTTTATTTGATAATTTGCACTTTATGGTGTATTCCTTTCCCCCACTGAGATATACTGGACCTGCAttcataaaaaatatacatactGGATTCTGATCTGTCCTTGCCGTTTTCAGAGTTCAGACAATAAAAACGTCTGCCTTGCACTGGCCCTActttccacctactggagttgtcaTCGAAACCTTCTctagcccatcctgatctgtcttttaCCATATATGGGACACATTGCCCAGCATTGTCTTCACTTCCTCACTGCTGGGCAGGAGTGGTGCTAAGATGGCAGATGAACTTATAAATGTTGACGTGCTAAGGTTTGTTTTGATACTATCCTCTTTctgtttagggatccttttatgtctgtctcacatatttttgaattccatcgcTGGTTTTCCTCCATCAGGAGGGcaatccaggcatccaccaccctctctgcgaaaaagtatttcctaatgTTAATCTTATGTCtgccaccccgcaacctcaatttatgttctCTAGTGAAGTGgtcattcactgcttccactgcatgcaaatctctctcatgaatattcgttgtggatatcctgaaaaactgactggctagggtgcctccaggaccaggtttgggaaccactgctctagttttaccacttctccatctctggaaaagatttgtttgtgggtTAAGTCTGAAGACAAAGAACATGAAATAAAGAGGTAGGGAAATATCTGCATTGCCTGTGTTTGCATCTGTGGGGTCTTCATATATTTGTGTGTATGTCTGTATGTCTCCTGTGCTGGGTGTGTTTTGTATGTGGGGGAGTTGGCTAGGGTTACAGGGGCACTTGTGGGACGGTGGCAGGTTTGAGAGGGGGCTAGTTAGGACTATAAAGAGGTAGTTGTGGGGTACTAGTTTTGGGGAATGGAGGCAGTTTGTGGTGTGTTATGTCAGTAATGGTAGGGTAGAGTAGTTTTTAGGTGtggggtagtggttttttttttttttaaagagtgggCCAGGTTGCAGGAGATAGTTTTATGGGGTGTGGTAGTTGTAGAGGATATTTTTGGGTTGTGGGAGCAGTTTGTAGGGTGAGGCATTTATGAGGAGGGTAAGTTTTGGGGATTGTGGCAATTTGCGTGTTTGGAAGAGTAGAGCATTCCACCTCTGAAACTGCCTTGCACTGTTCTGTAAGAGGTATATTTCACTGTGTCTtagtttctatgctgcagaagctggaatttcttttcccatagaaatgcattgggccatattttGGGTGGCTCATTTCTATGAAACCCTGGCCCaatttggcccatttttgaaCTGAGTGTCTTTACCATTTTTTTCCCACatatcaagtttcatcccattccatttaaattctgatctttctttgccatttctgggacataaaccatagaagtctgcccggtactATCCTTTCGTTCCAGTTGTTGTTGACGTcctctctagcccatcctaaactgtctTTGCCATATATGgtacacagactatagaagtctgcctggcactggccttggttcttcacagctggagctGTCATCTAAGTACCAACTGACACATCACACACATGCAGtaattaagttttgttttttataccatccattttctatttagggatcctctgtgttcatcccatgcctttttgtaTTTTGTCACCGTTTTTGTCTTCCCCagctccctcaggagggcattcccaaGCATCAACCACCCTCCTGACATTACACTTAAGTCTACcactctgcaacctcaattcatgtcctctagttttaccatttccccttctctggaaaaagatttgtttctatacaGTACGTTTTCGCTATTTGCAATGGTATGTTTCCAAAAAATCTGCAAGAACCGTGAAAATGCGAAAGTTGAACTTGTTCCTATGGGAAATACAGGTTtaggttcctgccaagctctggcTGTGTGAAAATGTGAAAAGTGAAGCTTTGCTCCTATGAGAAATACAGGGTTGGATTCCAGCTTGCATTTTTTTCaggcaattaaaaataaatactgtaTACTGAACACAAGTTACTTATTTGCTGTAACATTAAAGCAGTAGCAGTTACTAAAAGAAACatacacaggaaaataaaacagcATTATACATCAACAACAGTAAGCATTTTTATACAGTAAAAGTCATTAACTAGAATCCTACatttgatggagctgagggagatgtTTGCAGCTCCTTCACAGTAGGAGACGTTGAAGTCAAGGGCTTTGACTGCCATTTTCATTATATACGTAAAACAAGTCAGTCTCATCAACTTTGAAGTCCTACTCTGACACACAATCCTTCTTATCTCAtcaggtattttttaaattatttggcAGCTTATTTGGCAGCTTATTTGTCAGCTGAACCTGCCTCACCGGAAAGCTTTACATTTTTAAGTACATATATTGCCTTTTAAAATGTGCAGGTCAGCCAGAACTACCAGAAAAGGGTTTCATGTTTTCCCGGCTCTGGGTGAtaaggaggctcattttcaaagcacattttcaaaagagaaaaacatctgaaaagtggcacaaatctgcatttggatgtttttctcacaaaaaacgtccaaattggtattttcaaaaccaatttttagatgtttttctatgaaggctATCAGAAATGCGttgaaatcacaagggggcgtgtcaggaatGTGTTAAAGGAGGGATATGAGTgtccctaacacttggacgttattcagccataatggaacaaaacaaaactgtccaggactaaaactaaaatgttttgagctagacctgtttttataatgaataaggcacaaaagggtgccctaaatgaacaggtgaccactggaggaaatcaggggtgaccctcctccagtggtcactgaccccctcctactccccacaaatatgatttagcaacctctacgacagcctcagatgttagtgCCAGgtttattagagcagcatgcttgTCCCTgagtagtatagtggtcagtgcagtgcaccatggagtgggggaatctggtccctatctccctctacctgtcacatttgtgggggaaactgtgagccaaaactcaacagaaacccactgtgccccctTCTATTGTGCACAgctgtgggcagtaggttttgggtggctcagcaaacaagataagggagcaacagtgagatgtgtacctgggagcatgtttttgaagtccactagggttccccatttatctcctgggatgtctgggagaccagtcttaaaaatgctggcccctcctacatcccaatggcttgatttcctacgtttttcacttggtcctttttttttaatggaccaaaaaacaaaacgtccaaagcacaaaaccttgttagaaacaaatattttcaaaaacaaaagatagacgtttttctttttggaaaattaactttcttattcagattttggacatttttttgcaaaacgtctaaagtcagacttacacatcatattgaaaaatacccgtccacgtaactttgtaagtttctgtactttgaaaatgagcaccgtgACGATGCAAGACAAAGAAATGTATAAACACAACAGTGctatctgccttttttttttaattgtccacCATTTGCCTAATCCATAAATTCAGCAGCTTTTCCATCTTGAGGTGGCTTATATCAGTTAATAAGAGCATATCTTCTAATACCATAATCTCTTCACTAATCacaaataaattgttttaaaccATATCAAAAATGTTACCAATACATAAAGGCCCTCATTTTACAAACCCTACTTGCACTTGAAACATTCATAAACCGACACTCAAACATTTATCTTTCAAACAGCTGAACTTTGGCTGTTTTATTGAAATTCTAACAAGTAATGATCTGTCCAAATATGTGGTGGTGTTTCACAAGTTGCAAGTGTTGGCGTTTTGGAACTTTTTCACTTTAGTGACAAGGCAGGCTCATCAAGGACCCAGTGATCTACATCAAATGTCTGACACTATTTAGAATTTACATCACAACTTGCTGGAAACCATGTTTCAGATATATATCTACACTGATAATGGGGCTAGTGTAATAAGACTGCTCTGCTCTGAATCTGTGTGTATACTGTGGGTTAATTTTTTATAAGGTCTGTTCCACTTGTAACAAACCCTTATAAGATTACCCCCAATCTGCTGACGTTTACTACCTCCCTACCAAAACCTGGAGCTGCCAAGTTACACAGTTCCAAAGTGTGGATCTTAGGCTAGTCCTGGATTTTGAACAGCCTGTTGTGTAATGGACTAAACAAAATGTTTCCCTTCTGGAACAGGGTAAGTTGGTAGCTCTGCAAAGCCCCCAGCTCCCAAGTAGgtcaaatacatttttatatatatatatatatatatatatatatatatatatatatatatatatatatatatataattatggtTTGTGTGTAAATAATTAATAGCCATATAGACAGTGCCTTCATCTCTTATTTCTTTACTGACATTGCAAAGTATGGTATAGATTCTCCTTTTGGGATATGCCAGATATTTTCAAGTGACCCAAACTGGCCACTGTGTTTtgagagtaggggtggaccaaaaaatcTTCACAGCCAAATATAGTTTAACAGATTTTATTCAGCACCAAACATGTACTTGACCCAGTTTATTCAGCACCAAACGTGTACTAGACTTTGGTGCTGAATAAACTCTGTTGAACAATATTTGGCTGTGAAgattttttggtccacccctactctctGGCTTTCTATTTTGGACTTCACGTAGGGGGTTTTACGTTTACcctttggttttgtttttgcaCAGTGTTTTGAGACAGGATACTGAACTCGAATTGTTGATCCAATTCTGCATTGCATTTCTTATGTTCTAATCtcaaaaagagtaaaaaaaaataataacagacAAATGACATCTGAATTGCAAAAAAAAGCTTTGTGAGTTATTCTTCATGCCCAGGGTAAAATTTTCCATAATATAATCTGTATTTCTGTTTTATGTGTATAAGAGGTGTTACACAATAATACACAAAATCAGACTAAAAAGAGTGTTGACTTTGTGAATATAGATGAATAAACCATAAGCTACGATCATGTTGTATATGCATTACACTGATGTCACTCTCACATTGAGGCATTTCACCCTTAAATGTTTAGTAGTAAAATGCTGAGGTTGGTTCATGTCAAGAAAAGGCATGTTCCATCCTCAGCTATGGGGCAGTGAAGTGTTTCTAAATTCTCTTCTGTGTGTATATTTTCAGCTCACATCAACCTAATTGGGACTATGAGGCAGAGATTCAAGCGTTTTGCCATCGATTACATGAAACCTTTACCATGGATCTTCTCAAAACTGCATTTGTGAATGCCTGCTATATTAAAAGTGAGGAGGCCAGAAGACAAAACCTTGGACTGGACGGGCAAGCAGTTGCACTGAACCTGAAGAATAATCAAGAGCTATCTGACATAGGGGCATCCTTTGCTCATACTTACCTCACAAACTGCTTTAAAGATGCTTACCCACAGATGCCCCTGGAGGGTATCAATGCCATTGTTGCTTTCCTTACCAAGCCAGAGCTCGTGTGCCATGTAGCCAGAAACCTGGGCTTTGAAGACTTGACTCTGAGCTTGGAGTGTCCTGTCCCACAGaatgtactgcagtgcactttcaaTGCTGTGCTAGGTGCACTGCTGCAGAGCGCGGGGCCTCAGAGAACAGAGATTTTTATCAGGGTAAGCTGTTGCTTATCAGGTGGAAGTTAATACAGGGAAGCAATACTGAACTGGATTATGCCTGATCACATGACATAAGAAATTAATCTCAGTTTGTGCTCTGAAAAGTTCATTTTTGCCCCTTGCTGAGGAAGAGAATAGGATTCTTGAGTCCAGAAGTATGATCAGATGTCCTAATTGACTTACGTTCTCCTTGCTTTGGAAGTAGGGCTCTTTGTTTTGACTTTTTCCTGTACAAAAAGGAAGAATATTAATTTCATAATGTATTCAAACCATTTTCTGCTACGTCGGCTAGCAGAGGCTCTTGCCAACATATCTGCAAAGAATTCTACGTGTTAACATCCATGTAGAAATTATGTTGCTTTTCTTTTTGATATTTTGACCCAGCAGTTTCCTTCTGTTGTTATCTCAGCTCAGTTGAAACCAGTCTCTTTTCAAGCTACCGGATCATGGAATTTCATTTACACTTGCACAGAGTTTTTCTAAATgtttttagcaccccccccccccccccccccccccccgcaaactcTATTTTGCTCAATCAGGGGTCACAGCTTACAGCTCCCTCCCCTATTGGGTATGCATGCACCCTAAACCTGGCCAGTGTTGCTTCCTTTTTTGAATCTCATAAACAAAGTCCATTGTGTCCTGCTAAATATGGATCCGATATTAAGATACACAGGCTTCTGTTAGTGATGTAAGAATTAAAGTTGAGTAGAAAATCAGCTTTTAGCCgaattgcattggctaccaattgatcaacatttttatttttaactaggTGTTCTCAACCTAGTGTTCGGCACACACCAAGCCAGATGTTCATTGTGGTTATGTATAAAAGacgtttgcatacagtggaggcagtgcatgcaaattgataTCATGTATATCTACAATGATATCAAAAACAAGACTGATTTGGTGTATCCTGAAcactggattgagaacctctgTTTTAAACTGATATATTTAGTGTTTAATGCTTTATCTAGAAGGGCCTTTATATTTACAGGATCTTTTAAAATTATATGAATCCtctgccagtggttctcaaacctgtcctggggggccaccagccagtcaggttttcagactatctgtaatgaatatgcatgatacttgtgtgcctctcacctcaattatatgcaaatctttcatgtatattgattagggatatcctgaaattttgactggctggtggtcccccaggatAGTTTGAGACCTGCTGCTCTACGTGAATTTGTTCTTCTCAGCGAGGTCTTTTAGTGATCctaagtgggggggaggggttaaatttataaaaagtctttattgaaatcTTTAAGCCATACAAATAGTGCCACCAAAACAAGGCGCTAAAGAACAATCAAAACATTCAGAGAGGTGAAACCACCCCTTGTAACAGGAAAAACACCCCAATTCCTTGAAAGACACAAACAGAGCATTAACTGTTTAAGATCCTAAGTGCTTTAAAGCTACAGTCTACTTgtaaatgctgattttttttttgtaccccacgctttcccattcatggcaggctcaatgcggcttacgtatacaggtacttatttgtacctggggcaatggagggttaagtgacttgcccagagtcacaaggagctgtgcctgaagtgggaatcgaactcagttcctcagttctccaggaccagagtccaccaccctaaccaccaggccactcgtGTCAGGGCCTAAACCAGGGGTTGCCAAACTTTTTCATTTCATAGCACCCTTAGTCTCCGAGCAATTTTtcatgaccctccccccccccccaatccacatgagtctcttcaccccccccccccccaggccacataggtctccctttccctgcagtccCCTCtccccagaaagtccagcacaccattTCCTGCAGTCCCCTCtccccagaaagtccagcacaccattTCCTGCagtcccctctcctcccataaatccagcacacctctgcctgcCCCAAATACAGCATTactcgctaccttccttcctgcaagtccaggatcactgccactTCCTTCCCCTACTGCCgctgcagcttacattttcgggctatCAGTGATTCATAGAGGCAGGCACTCCAGGGCCTTCTCAGTCTGCTatgtccagccctctctgatgcagcttcctgttgcaAGGGctggacgtggcagagggaagtccccacattgcctgtgtgaatcgcagatggctcgaaaatgtaagctgcaagcactgcagcagcggcgggggaagaagcaggaagcagcagatTCTGGACTtatgggaggggaaagtagggagctggattgtgggtggtgggagggaggtcaagaTTTGCCACGGCACCTCTGAGAGTTTGCTGCGGTGCACCAGGGTGCCGCACAGTTTGTGAAACGCTGGCCTAAACTATGGAATGAGTTAACCCTTTTGATTTACGCTAAATataggggtcctgttactaaagTGCAGGATGTGCTACTGCTTGCTTTTCACAGCTTAAAATGACTTACCACAGGTGCAAGTTCCAAATCGTCACATGCTACCTGTGTgctaaaatatgtttttaatttttttattggagAGGATGTTTTAGGGACAGAGAGtaggtgttcctgtgctaatcagttagcacataggTGTTGATAAGTTCTCCCgtggtaattctttttaatgacCGCTCACTAATAGCAACATTACCGCATGCccattaatagaaaaattagaaaattggccattttacagctgcagtaaaaaaaaatggccttagtgtacgGGAAAAATGTGTGTAAGAgctcactaaggccactttttaccgcagcttagtaaaaggatcggTAATGTtttgtaaattaaaaaagaaaaactttaaaaacatagtTTTATGGGAAATTGATCTTCTGAAGATGtttggttaattttattttgtgattTATAAGTCACTGGAATTGATTAGGGGTGGGTGATTGATCAAGTGTATTgtgatatttatttgttacatttgtatcccacattttcccacctatttgtaggctcaatgcgtTTTAATAGTTGTAATTTGCCTTGAGTAGTTTGAGGTGAACAATCAAATTTGTACAATAaagtatttttattgctgtaactttatttttctgttagtatgtgattttattttttttttttgcaaggatACCATTTATAAGAGCTTAGGTTTTTTTGACCTCTTGTTAACTCATTTTTCTTTCTTAGGATTTTCTGATTGCACAGCTGATTGGGAAAGATCTTTTTGATATCTGGACTGTTGTGAACCCTATGGGATTGCTGTTGGAGGAACTGGCCAAAAGAAATATTTCAGCTCCAGAGCCAAGGCTCACCAGGCATTCGGGAGTCAGCACTGTTGTGTCGCTGTACTTTGTTGGATTGTATTGGTTAGTAAAAGTTGTATCTCaagctttaattttttttttttattcatatagAAATAAACataacaaacatttttaaaaaacaccaTCAAACTAGCACATGACATACTGTGACCCTTCAGTATATGGCTGTAGAAATAGATGACATTCATTACAAAAAcatcaccccaccccccttccccaaacTTTATTACACCTCCTGGGTAGAAACAggttaaaatgatttttcctgataatttcttcttttttggggggtggttgTTTTTGGTTTTTACTCTGTGTTGTct
This window harbors:
- the MRPL44 gene encoding 39S ribosomal protein L44, mitochondrial, with translation MASGLLGGRVLSAFRLLPVPLYRSVLYTQSRDKKRWLRSHLRLLERVRQLEGPPPPTPRSHQPNWDYEAEIQAFCHRLHETFTMDLLKTAFVNACYIKSEEARRQNLGLDGQAVALNLKNNQELSDIGASFAHTYLTNCFKDAYPQMPLEGINAIVAFLTKPELVCHVARNLGFEDLTLSLECPVPQNVLQCTFNAVLGALLQSAGPQRTEIFIRDFLIAQLIGKDLFDIWTVVNPMGLLLEELAKRNISAPEPRLTRHSGVSTVVSLYFVGLYCEKKLLAEGPGETMLAAEEEAARVALRKLYGYTDNRRPWDYSLPRQELGAVKSVSSN